DNA sequence from the Salvelinus alpinus chromosome 7, SLU_Salpinus.1, whole genome shotgun sequence genome:
GTAAGAACCACAAGACTACCACGCCTCGTAAGAACCACAAGACTACCACGCCTCGTAAGAACCACAAGACTACCACGCCTCGTAAGAACCACAAGGCTACCACGCCTCGTAAGAACCACAAGGCTACCACGCCTCGTAAGAACCACAAGGCTACCACGCCTCGTAAGAACCACAAGGCTACCACGCCTCGTAAGAACCACAAGGCTACCACGCCTCGTAAGAACCACAAGGCTACCACGCCTCGTAAGAACCACAAGGCTACCACGCCTCGTAAGAACCACAAGGCTACCACGCCTCGTAAGAACCACAAGGCTACCACGCCTCGTAAGAACCACAAGGCTACCACGCCTCGTAAGAACCACAAGGCTACCACGCCTCGTAAGAACCACAAGGCTACCACGCCTCGTAAGAACCACAAGACTACCACAGCCTCTAGCCTCGTACGAACCACAAGGCTACCACAGCCTCTAGCCTCGTACGAACCACAAGGCTACCACAGCCTCTAGCCTCGTACGAACCACAAGGCTACCACATCTTGGAAGTAATCAGGAGCAGTCTCTTACGAGGCGAGCCTCCGTCATCTGGGGTCAGTGTCAATAGGGAATATCCAGAACTTGTTTATTTCAATTTCCTGTTCATTTCTGCTAACAAACGTTGTCTCTGTCGTAGCCAGCAATCATATCCACCAATCATTGAGCAGGCTGATAGGTAGTTGATTATACTCCCTGTGgtgctctctctgtttttctcattGTAAGTCATTCGGATCACTTTTAATATTTCAGTCCTGTGTGAATAAGCCCTCTGTGTAATTGCCACTGATGTTCTTTCTAATGTTCCTGGCTTGATGGCTCTATGGTTTTCTGGAATTTTATGAGTATCTTTGTATTAGTCGCCAGTCAGTCCAGTGTAGATGGAGTCTGAGGGAAAAGTAAGGGTCTCTGATGGTCCATTTGAGGATTGTAGGTCAACTCAATAATAACTGACTCACACACCTTccactccttcctccctctccctctcagctCTTGACACCTCTCAGCTCTTGGGTGATATAGGGATAAATTAAAATGATGCCCACCTAGCCCCCCTGCCAGCAATATGTGGTGATTTGTGCTGCTGGGTGCAAGGAGCTGGATACAAAGACGTTATAGTTTATTGACTTTTCCTATTCCGCCGGAACCAAAGACAGGAGTTTCCTCCATAGCAACATAACAGGACTCTGATGGCTCTTAAACTCTGATATCATCAGATGGTGCATGCTTCAGTCTACTTCTTGTTTCTCTCATTGTGATATGTGGGTTGTAAAGATAAAACAAAATACAACATTCAAGTGTTCCTTTCTTTCGCTGGCTGTCCTTTTGATCCTACGCTTTTATGTGTAAGAAGCTGTCTAAGTGACTGTGGCATCTTTGTCCTCCATTGCTACTGCCTTTCAGGTGATCCTTCTCTCCAAGCCAAGTGTACTGTGTAAGCACTTGTACATACTTGTGCTTACGTGAAAATAATGTTTAATCTCCCTCTCCAACTGCTTGTGTGTGCATTTGGTATATTAGCAATGACTTACTGTTATTGTCTCCCCAGGTTTGCTGACACGCTTCAAAGTGAGCCCCAGCTACATAaattacgtgtgtgtgtttcctcagGTGTTCTGACCCTCTCTGGTGTCAGCCTGTACATCAGTTACTCCCAACAGGCGCTGGCTgagactgagaggctggtgggGGCTGAGCGTTTGGCCCAGGTGGTCAGCACCTCTTTCGGCTGGTCCCTCGGCCTGGCCTGGCTCTCCTTCTGCGTGGAGGTCCTCActggcctgctgctgctgctagctGCCCGCCTAGCCACCCTGCAGCACGGACCACAAGGCCACGGCTGGCCTCTCCATGTTGTAACCTAACCCAAGAGGCAGATGTCACAAGAACTGGATAACCAACTGGCCCAGAACTGTACCTTTAATTTTCTAATTATTTGTATGTGCTCGTGTCTGGCACCACAAATTAAGTTCCCTCTGGAAAAATTGTtctgtaagtatttttttttcaTCCAAAATGCAATGTGGTTTAGTCTATGGGCAAAACAGTTGAGATTTAGTGCCATCTTTTGGTGTGATAAGTCACTACATTTCAATTGACAAATGCCCTAAAATACCAAATTGTATTATTGTGGTCCTATAGGATGAGAAATTAAACGTACTAAAACTACGGGCCTCAACCACAAGTCACTCTGAATGGCTGTTAGCGGTCAAGGGGTTTCATTTTAGAACATGTGCAAGTGAAGGGCTATAGGAAAGAAGTATGTATCATGAGTGGATGTCCTCAAAGCAAAAGCCATAGTAGAAATGCTCAGAGCAGACTGAGGGTGCATCTCATGTGAAGCCTTAGACAGATGTAGCAGTggtatcagcagagccttgtctggcagcaaaacagttaattcagcctcatttactgcctgtttaaaaaacatagctgatatggctgacttgcctaaacaaaggtggtttctactgacaattgagatgtacaaactatggcattagGGAGTGCtgagtggataagaggcaatctgtaactTTGATTAAGAAATTAGGAGACTAAATGatttggcgttaccttagattgtaaactgtcatggtcaaaacatatcgattcaatggttgtaaagatggggagaggtctgtccgtaataaagagatgctctgcttttttgacaccacactccaaaaatcaagttctgcaggctctagttttgtctaatcttgattattgtccagtcgtgtggtccaatgctgcaaggaaagatctagttaagctgcagctggcccagaacagagcggcacatcttgctcttcattgtaatcggaggcctgatataaatactatgcatgccagtctcttaGCTAAGAGttaaggagagactgactgcatcacttctttttataagaaacaatgtgttgaaaatccccaattgtttgcatagtcaacatacacacagctcagacacacacttaccccaccagacatgccatcaggggtcttttcacagaccccaaatccagaacaaattttaaaaagcgtacagtattatatagagccattattgcatggaactatgttccatctcatattgctgaaataaacagcaaacctggtttaaaaaacagatgaagcaacacctcacaacacaacgcctctcccctatttgtcctagatagtttgtgtgtatacattgatatgtaggctacgtgtaccCTTTTTAAgaaatgtatgtacagttgaagtcaagtttacatacacttaggttggagtcattaaaactcatttttcaaccactccacaaatttcttgttaacaaactatagttttggcaagtcggttagaacatctactttgtgcatgacacaagtaatttttacagcaattgtttacagacagattatttcacttataattcactgtatcacaattccagtgggtcagaagtttacatacactaagttgactgtgcctttaaatagcttggaaaattccagaaaatgatgtcatggctttagaagcttctgataggctaattaacataatttgagtcaattggaggtgtacctgtggctgtatttcaaggcctaccttcaaacgcagtgcctctttacttgacatcatgggaaaatccaaagaaatcagtcaagacctcagaaaaaaaagtatacctccacaagactggttcatccttgggagcaatttccaaacgcctgaaggtaccacgttcatctgtacaaacaatagtacgcaagtataaacaccatgagaccacgcagccgtcataccgctcaggaaggagacgcattctatctcctagagatgaacgtactttggtgcgaaaagtgcaaatcaatcccagaacaacagcaaaggacattgtgaagatgctggaggaaacaggtacaaaagtatctatatccacagtaaaatgagtcctatatcaacataacctaaaaggccgctcagcaaggaagaagccactgctccaaaaccgcaataaaaaagccagactatggtttgcaactgcacgtggggacaaagattatactttttggagaaatgtcctctggtctgatgaaacaaaaatagaactgtttggccataatgaccattgttatgtttggaggaaaaaggaggaggcttgcaagccgaagaacaccatcccaaccgtgaagcaggagggactggtgcacttcacaaaatagatggcatcatgagggaggaaaattatgtggatatattgaagcaatatctcaagacatcagtcaggaagttaaagcttggtcgcaaatgggtcttccaaatggacaatgaccccaagcatacttccaaagttgtggcaaaatggcttaaggacaacaaagtcaaggtattagagtggccatcacaaagccctgacctcaatcctatagaaaatgtgtgggcagaactaaaaaagcatgttcgagcaaggaggcctacaaacctgactcagttataccaactctgtcaggaggaatgggccaaaattcacccaacttattgtgggaagcttgtggaaggctacccaaaacgtttgacccaagttaaacaatttaaaggcaatgctaccaaatactaattgagtgtatgtaaacgtctgacccactgggaatgtgttgaaagaaataaaagctgaaataaatcattctctctactattctgacatgtcacattcttaaaataaagtggtgatcctaactgacctaagacagataatttttactaggattaaatgtcaggaattttgaaaaactgagttgaaatgtatttggctaaggtgtatgtaaacttccgacttcaactgtagttctgtctttgagctgttcttgtctattaatgttctgtattatgtcatgtttcatgttttgtgtggaccccaggaagagtagcagctgcttttgcaacagctaatggggatcctaataaaataccaaatgagCATGCTAaaatggacgtagtcaatataacaatttgttcagcacttttgaaatgtacagtgacagaattcagaacatgggccgttcttacagtattctccctgtacaccaagtcagaactgtaggataaataaagggggcatataagcagataaTGAaaactcttacaatattcgatgatggaatttctctaaaacaggctataggctacatgtgcaccaccaagtcagaacagtagtctaagttatgagggggaaaggcaccaaattattagggtgaggcacatgggttactaacagtttactacacaacatacacttagtattactttctttgctacagtatacatatcttccTGGCatcttacatcatttatgcagcagcatacaatacatttttggactcactttgttgtgctgtgcttacttgaacaggaaggtggcctTGGCGGTctttcttgtgggcaaattttgtcatcaaaacctgtcattctctggatttatggggtttaagacaactgggaactctgagaaaaaaaacaaggttgaatcatgacatcagtgatcttcaggttggagctctagaaagatgcccgagttcctgacttggaatcccgagttggatgaccgttcaaaacgcatcttcccagttgttttgaatgtggcagaagtcatgctggattaaCAGCatagccaatgtattcaaccttttcttgcccatggtgttgcatgtgaatgtttatccttttaagcttgaaaaaagacccttaaacccagacatggaccacacaccctctccactgaattgcaggctagtgattgctttgcaacacttgcagttagccactgattccttccaaaccactcaatgttgaatttgcgatttccaacttgttgtttaatgtttatgtccaatggccgataagCACCGATcatttttatctataatttctcttcatatgacaaggattgaaaaggatttgccagtagatgtTTGATGTGATTCATGCTTGTTCGtcacttgctagctaagattttgaaagtatgatgttgatatgatcagtccaatcaaagctacggtagatatagcgttatttgacgtaattttatctgtggccaatgaccttgagccttcttggatgggcacttataATGTAACtccatggcagcacccaaggggcttatATTTTCAAGCTCTCCTATTCAGATTTTGCGGCGACGTAGtgttcccatgagtgacagaacactgagccaatcacggcgcgaCTAGCAAACATTACACACCCCTActctctgtattttccgctggctgcccctccaccacagaaagcactgagctagactgaaacacctgcattttggagcttccttactcaagaaaacaaaaaagagaccatgtttgtttgTGGCGTTATTAAcccaatgatttttttttttttacattgcaaactgatatgtgacacgtattaatgcaaaaataacatgcaaaacaggcaacagcAAAAATGtttgctaaacaggtggggctcaaatcAGAAGGGGCCCTGCCCTGCATTTCTGATTGAGCAGACCTATGCCGTGCTTACTGTGAATGTGATCTCCGTGGACGCTGAAATAAATAAGCTTTTAAAAGGTGCATAGCTGGCAAAACGCAAATGGAATTAATCCCAGCCAAGGACACAGCagcctacatacagtacacaacaaaAATAATAATCTTAGATTTAAGTGTTCCGCAGGGCTGATAATAGCAGTGGTTGTGGTGCGCTGTGCGTGGAGGGAAGGTCAGAGCAGAAAGGCTTTTGAATGACTGCTGCTTGACCTTTATCAACAATGGGccggtgggagagagaggtaacctTCTCAGCAGCCCAACCTTGTCCCTGCTTGCCAGTAGCTGGCTCTGAGCTGTGCTTTGCTGCTCTAtaaccaacctggtctcagagcatttcgtattattctttacgtaaatccgagacactcatTTTAGTAAGATGTGTCAAGAACCAATTTGactgagcttgaagaattttcgaaagaataatgggaaaatgttgcacgATCCAGGTGTGGCaagctcttaagagacttacccagaaagactcacagctgccaaaggtgcttctagaaagtattgactcaggtgtgtgaatacttctgtaaaatatatttttctgtaTGACATTTTCtatgaatttgcaaaaaaatctaaaaacatgttttcacttcgtcattatgggctattgtgtgtatccattttgaattcaggctgtatgtAACAACAAAATtaggaataaatcaaggggtatgaatactttctgaaggcactatacatCTACGCTCTaactaaacataaaaaaaaatattgtgtgtgttttaaattaaaatacaTTGGTTTTCTCAGAAAATCCCaatttctgtcacaccctgatccgtttcacctgtcttgtgcttgtatccagcccctccaggtgtcgcccatcttccccattatcccctgtgcatttatacctgtgttttctgtttgtctgttgccagttcgtcttgtctcgtcaagcgtaccagcgtgtttttcccatactcctgtttctctctctctaccccgttTTTCTTGTTTTTCCAGTTTTGacccctctgcctgccctgaccctgagcctgcctgccgttctgtaccttactggctctgccctggattaccgacctctgcctgcccttgacctgtcgtctgCCTGCCCCGTTTTGTTAATAAACATCTGTGATTCGAActgtgcatctgggtcttatcctgagttgtGATAATTTTGGCATGTCCCATGTCATGTTTGTCCGACTtaaagattttaacccacttaacatCCCCAACTTTCCCCAAGTGTTCACAACCAATGTAAAGCCCTAATAAcatttgttgctttgacaaagtgatTTCTGaagatttattatttatttcatttgattAGTGATTCATGTCCCTCAGGTTTAAGGTCAACTGAACAGACCCTGTTACGTCAACTGAACTCTCGTTTAAATATGGTGACATGAttcctttttaaatgttttttttcaaaAGGAGTTGGACAAACATGTTTGTTATGACGTTAAAACGTGCTTTTTATGACaaaatgttaaaattaggtgaaataaaAAGTTACACTACCCGAAAAGGCACTCTATTCGTGGAACAAAACTTCTGTGTTCACTGATCTGTGAAGGGACTGGATAGGTGTCCATTCCTCCCCATTCTATGACCACAGACAGTGCCTACTGTCCTATAGGACCAGGGGCTGTAGAGACCTGTCATCCAAAGGTGCATCAGAGAGTTCCACAAACGCAGAGAAAGTGTGTTTCTCACAGTTCCTCTTTTTCCCTTCCAGGCATCCATTTTCAAACGTCAGGTCTAGCAAATACCTCCGAAGGCATTTCTCTTAGTGTAAAGGAtgtcacactgcttgcttagcCAGTTCCACTTCCTCCCGATTTGGCCCATACCTGGCGTGAACTCAGGACCTCTGCCTTACAAACACACGTAGCCGCCCTCAAGTGTCTTAGCCAATCGCGCCACCTCAAAAGCTAGCTAATGAGGCGACGCAAGCGGGACACTTAAGTGTCCAATATGTCACCCAGGCAAGCAGACCTTTCCTGCAAACAGTAGTCCCACTATAGTGAAAAATATAGATAGAACAAAGAGTACATATGAGGACCCCaccactgtgttgttgggtagTTTATAAGGCTGTCCCCCGACCTCATCGATGTAAAATCCTATAGGAAATATAAGAGCTGCCATACAAAACAGGATcactgtggaggagagagaaaacattttAGAAACACAGTCGTCTTAAAAACACTATTCATAGTGCATAACATTTAGGGAGCAATATCTCTTACAACATTGAAAAAATAGGCAGCATCAGTGTACACAATGTCAGGCTAAATTCTATATTGCGTTTTCATCGGCATTGAAGCCTGATCTAagtgacatactgtatatcatgTTATCATGTAGTGTGAATAGTCTGAATACCTAAAACCACACAGTTATGTCTAGTCATTATGATCAATAACTCCCAGAATAAACTAATTCAGACATTACTCACCACTCTGATATCAAAATAGACCatagatatttttttaaatatatataaatatcttTACACCTGAGCGCTCAACAAAATCTATTTACATTGTCATTACTTTATTATTATACCTCAAGGTCATTTTTGTCCAATAATGATTCAGCTAAAATAACCTCTCGAAGTATAATAATAACAAAGAATGTTTTTCCGTCATATCCCTTGGACCACTAAAATCCCTCCTACTGGTTTTAGGTCTGCTAATAGCAGCCCCATGGTCTCTTTCCCTCTTAAAATAGCAACAGacccatttaatgtagcctacgtGTTCAAGGAGCCACTCAGCACAGACACAGTTACCACACAAAAGCTTTTCCTAAAATGAAACCCAAGTGACATTAATCTCAAATCAATTCGCTAACATCCATTAGTGATATAACAAGAATCTTAAGGTGCTTTGAAGCTGTAGGCCAACTAATGGCTATGCCTGAAATGACCCTGGCCTATTCCCTAGTCTGTACTACTTTAACCAGAGCCCACATAGGGGATAATGGGGGATTATGTCTGGCCCCACTCATGAATGAAAGGGTGACTTAGTGTTGGCTATGTTTCTGTATTTATCGTATTGTGGTTTTTGTCTCTTTGCCGTCACTGTAAACAAGAACTGGTTCTCCATTGACCTGCCTGGTTGAATAACCGTTAAATAAGTCAAAGTGAAACATACTCCCAGTGAAGGCAATCCAGCGGGCGTAACGAGTGGCTTCACGGTACCAGTGTGATAACACTAGCAGGCCGCAGGTCACCGTGAGGGAGATGATTCCCAGGATGATGAACAAGAGGGTGGTGACCCACTCTGGGGGCAGCCGCGGGGGGATACAGGTCCGATCACGACCGTGGATGGTCTGGCACTGCCGCACCAGGCCTACCGTCAGGGAACCTAGAGACAGAGATCAGTCAGGGTTAGATCACACACGACCAGCAGTCCCGCTGTCAGAGCACCTACAGAGAGAGTGCTTAATCACatagacacacagagggagagtaTCTTTCATCACACACAGAGCATACTCTCGCTGGTCAACTGTGCTGTCCCACCACAAGATGTACACATTGTTTTATTAGAAGAAGCATAACCCAGAGCAGCAGATTGCATCAGTTAAGAAATATCCCTCAACTTGTGATGGTGTCACCATTAGATAAGCTAAGATCTGTATGAGGCATGACGGCATTACATCACGTCTGGACTAATGACCTCCCTGGTGACACCGGTTTCCACTTCCAGTCCCCTGTGACCACACAAAGTAGAGCTCAAGGAGGGTTGGTATAATAACAAGG
Encoded proteins:
- the LOC139580702 gene encoding uncharacterized protein C16orf52 homolog B-like isoform X1 produces the protein MDKLTVISGCLFLAADIFAIASIANPDWINTGDAAGKLGSLTVGLVRQCQTIHGRDRTCIPPRLPPEWVTTLLFIILGIISLTVTCGLLVLSHWYREATRYARWIAFTGMILFCMAALIFPIGFYIDEVGGQPYKLPNNTVVGSSYVLFVLSIFFTIVGLLFAGKVCLPG
- the LOC139580702 gene encoding uncharacterized protein C16orf52 homolog B-like isoform X2; this translates as MDKLTVISGCLFLAADIFAIASIANPDWINTGDAAGSLTVGLVRQCQTIHGRDRTCIPPRLPPEWVTTLLFIILGIISLTVTCGLLVLSHWYREATRYARWIAFTGMILFCMAALIFPIGFYIDEVGGQPYKLPNNTVVGSSYVLFVLSIFFTIVGLLFAGKVCLPG